The proteins below are encoded in one region of Shewanella putrefaciens:
- a CDS encoding ABC transporter permease, with the protein MWRRIFAIVIKELRQLSRDRMTFGMIVMIPLVQLMLFGYAINTDARHLPAGLVNLSDSAYSRALIKAVEATQVVDFKRTYFSAQEAEAAITRGEVKAVLYLGADLDERLVRHPAFAGNAYLSQPVGQWLVDGSDTVVASTIRSLRQMPLDEIAGRALKTSQPSFEVVQYFNPEQRSVVNIVPGLLGVILTMTMVMFTSAAIVREREQGNMEFLITTPVRPLELMLGKIVPYVLVGLVQVSIILTAGHLLFAVPIRGGLDSIALAAMLFICASLTLGLVISTIAKTQLQSMQMTVFVLLPSILLSGFMFPYEAMPIAAQWIAEVLPATHFMRMSRAIVLRDAEVMDLQFDALWLIAFTCIGLLIASLRFSKRLD; encoded by the coding sequence ATGTGGCGTAGAATTTTTGCGATAGTGATCAAAGAGCTTAGGCAACTGTCTCGGGATCGCATGACCTTTGGCATGATAGTGATGATCCCGCTGGTGCAACTGATGCTGTTTGGTTACGCGATTAATACCGATGCGCGCCATTTGCCCGCTGGGCTGGTCAATTTAAGTGATTCCGCCTACAGCCGAGCCTTAATTAAAGCGGTAGAAGCGACCCAAGTGGTCGATTTTAAACGCACTTATTTCAGTGCTCAGGAGGCCGAGGCGGCCATTACCCGCGGTGAAGTGAAGGCCGTGCTGTACCTTGGTGCCGATCTCGATGAGCGCTTAGTGCGTCATCCCGCCTTTGCGGGGAATGCTTATTTATCACAACCGGTAGGCCAATGGTTGGTGGATGGCTCGGATACGGTTGTTGCCTCAACCATTCGCAGTCTAAGGCAAATGCCGCTGGATGAAATCGCGGGCAGAGCGCTAAAAACCAGCCAGCCGAGTTTTGAAGTGGTGCAATATTTCAACCCAGAGCAGCGCTCTGTGGTCAATATAGTGCCCGGCCTGCTCGGGGTGATTTTGACTATGACCATGGTGATGTTTACCTCCGCCGCCATAGTGCGCGAGCGTGAGCAGGGCAATATGGAGTTTTTGATCACCACGCCAGTGCGGCCATTGGAGTTGATGCTCGGGAAAATCGTGCCCTATGTGTTGGTGGGGTTAGTGCAGGTGAGCATTATCTTAACCGCTGGGCACCTGTTATTTGCTGTGCCTATCCGCGGTGGCTTAGATTCCATCGCCTTGGCGGCCATGCTGTTTATTTGCGCCAGTTTAACCTTAGGCTTAGTGATTTCAACCATAGCCAAAACCCAGCTACAATCGATGCAAATGACGGTATTTGTACTGCTGCCCTCGATTCTGCTCTCTGGCTTTATGTTCCCCTATGAGGCCATGCCTATCGCGGCGCAGTGGATTGCCGAAGTGCTACCCGCCACCCATTTTATGCGGATGTCACGGGCCATAGTGCTGCGGGACGCCGAGGTGATGGATCTGCAATTTGACGCCCTGTGGTTGATAGCCTTTACCTGCATAGGTTTGCTGATCGCCAGTTTGCGCTTCTCTAAGCGCTTAGATTGA
- a CDS encoding LysR family transcriptional regulator, whose translation MNLRALSYFVVVFEKGSISAAAKHCYIAQPSISAAISSLESELNTQLFQRHGKGVNPTDAGHRLYPLAKRLLNESKAISSLFSKPEIQVPFKLGLIRSLGVQRMSMLLKDFTNACPDMDLTLVEPTEDADARIITTSDLTTQESFLPLWHDTYLLAIPPSFSLSLQDTIRLEDLHQQPFIHRAPCEALTSLQQLLDMEGIKLQIRARIQTVEYAVGLVAAGLGIALIPAIPALLEQADIVFRPLHDIELKRTVGLAMPLGHSPTAQQKQLMELCKLNLSA comes from the coding sequence ATGAATTTACGTGCCCTAAGCTATTTCGTGGTGGTGTTTGAGAAAGGCAGTATTAGCGCCGCGGCAAAACACTGTTATATCGCCCAGCCGTCGATTTCGGCGGCCATTTCAAGCCTAGAATCTGAGCTCAATACCCAATTATTCCAGCGCCATGGCAAGGGCGTGAACCCCACCGATGCGGGCCATAGGCTATATCCATTGGCAAAACGGCTATTAAATGAATCCAAGGCCATTAGCTCCCTGTTCAGTAAGCCTGAAATCCAAGTCCCCTTTAAATTAGGCTTGATCCGCTCCCTCGGGGTTCAGCGTATGAGCATGTTATTAAAAGATTTTACTAATGCCTGTCCTGATATGGATCTCACCTTAGTGGAGCCCACAGAGGATGCCGATGCGCGCATCATCACCACCAGCGACTTAACCACCCAGGAAAGTTTTTTACCGCTGTGGCATGACACTTATCTGCTCGCCATTCCACCGTCCTTTAGCCTGAGCCTGCAAGATACGATTCGCTTGGAGGATCTGCATCAGCAGCCCTTTATTCACCGCGCGCCCTGTGAGGCCCTGACGAGTTTGCAACAATTGTTAGATATGGAAGGGATTAAGCTGCAGATCAGGGCGAGGATCCAAACCGTGGAATATGCCGTGGGTTTAGTGGCAGCCGGTTTAGGTATCGCGCTGATCCCCGCGATACCGGCATTGCTCGAACAGGCCGATATCGTATTTCGCCCCTTGCACGATATCGAACTTAAACGCACAGTCGGATTAGCCATGCCCCTAGGCCACTCCCCCACAGCTCAGCAAAAACAACTGATGGAACTTTGTAAACTCAATCTAAGCGCTTAG
- a CDS encoding acyl-CoA dehydrogenase, whose product MARVNFDWQDPLQFNSLLSEEERMIRDMVHEYAQEKLMSRVLMANRNEHFDREIMNELGELGLLGATLPEEYGCANSNYVSYGLVAREIERVDSGYRSAMSVQSSLVMHPIYAYGSEAQRRKYLPKLAKGEWVGCFGLTEPDVGSDPGGMRTRAERIDGGYRISGAKMWITNSPIADVFVVWAKLDGVIRGFVLEKGMKGLSAPKIEGKFSLRASITGEIVMDNVEVGEEALLPNVEGLKGPFGCLNKARYGIAWGALGAAEFCWHRARQYSLDRIQFNRPLAANQLIQKKLADMQTEITLGLFTCLQAGRLMDADCLPVEAISLIKRNSCGKALDIARLARDMHGGNGISDEFHVIRHVMNLEAVNTYEGTHDIHALILGRAQTGIQAFG is encoded by the coding sequence ATGGCCCGTGTTAACTTTGACTGGCAAGACCCATTGCAGTTTAACTCCCTATTGAGCGAAGAAGAGCGGATGATCCGTGACATGGTGCATGAATATGCCCAGGAAAAGTTGATGAGCCGGGTGTTAATGGCCAACCGTAATGAGCATTTTGACCGCGAGATCATGAATGAACTCGGGGAGTTAGGCCTGCTCGGGGCTACTCTGCCCGAGGAGTATGGTTGCGCCAATAGCAACTATGTGAGTTACGGCTTAGTCGCGCGGGAAATTGAGCGGGTCGATAGCGGATATCGCAGCGCCATGAGTGTGCAATCCTCCCTCGTTATGCACCCCATTTATGCCTATGGCAGCGAGGCGCAGCGACGTAAATATTTGCCTAAATTGGCCAAGGGTGAATGGGTCGGCTGTTTTGGTTTAACTGAGCCCGATGTCGGCTCAGATCCCGGTGGCATGAGAACCCGTGCGGAGCGCATCGATGGCGGCTACCGGATCTCGGGGGCCAAAATGTGGATCACTAACTCGCCTATCGCCGATGTGTTTGTGGTGTGGGCAAAACTCGATGGCGTCATCCGTGGGTTCGTGCTTGAAAAGGGCATGAAAGGCCTAAGCGCCCCTAAGATTGAGGGTAAGTTTTCCCTGCGTGCTTCTATCACGGGGGAAATCGTGATGGATAACGTCGAAGTGGGTGAAGAGGCCCTATTGCCCAATGTTGAGGGCTTGAAAGGCCCCTTCGGTTGCTTAAATAAGGCCCGTTATGGTATCGCATGGGGGGCGTTAGGTGCGGCGGAGTTTTGCTGGCATAGGGCACGTCAATATAGCCTAGATCGCATCCAATTTAATCGTCCACTTGCCGCTAATCAGTTGATCCAAAAGAAATTGGCCGATATGCAAACCGAGATCACCCTAGGGCTATTTACCTGTCTGCAGGCGGGGCGTTTGATGGATGCAGACTGCTTACCCGTGGAGGCGATTTCGCTTATTAAACGCAATTCCTGCGGTAAGGCATTAGATATCGCCCGCCTTGCCCGTGATATGCACGGCGGCAATGGTATTAGCGATGAATTCCATGTGATCCGCCATGTGATGAATCTTGAGGCGGTCAACACCTACGAAGGCACCCATGATATTCACGCACTGATTTTAGGCCGTGCCCAGACGGGCATCCAAGCGTTTGGCTAG
- a CDS encoding dehydrogenase E1 component subunit alpha/beta yields MEDRAIALDRQFVERVLKEEFQPLSQGWDHRQLGLSDADFLGMFESQLKSRLLDLESRRMRARNQGFYTIGSSGHEGNAAYGMALRPTDMAFLHYRSAAFMLERGRHVPGETQLWDMLLSFAASSEDPISGGRHKVLGSKSLMIPPQTSTIASHLPKAVGAALSIPLTERLNLPANLPKDAIVMCNFGDASANHASAQTAINAAGWAAYQQVPLPLMFVCEDNGIGISTPTPKGWIAANFSQRPGIEYFYCDGRDLLDCYRVSRQAADYARSKRKPVFLHVRTVRLMGHAGSDAEIAYMKKQQILDNEAQDPLLVSAEQIIRAGLMTPTQIVALYAELKARIAAIAAVAVTRPKLTTVTAAMASIVPPKRESALLGPDSLKTESLGTALSPQALESLFIADKLSLGKPVHMGKLINLTLTELMASQSNIVICGEDVGKKGGVYHVTSRLVERFGPNRVINTLLDETSILGLAIGMAHNGILPIPEVQFLAYVHNAEDQIRGEAATLSFFSNGQFTNPMVIRIAGLGYQKGFGGHFHNDNSFTVFRDIPGLILACPSNGQDAMGMLRECVRLAQEEQRVVIFLEPIALYMTRDLHQAGDNLWSAEYQHQHQAPRLPFGEIGQYGKGKRLCIISYGNGYYLSRQAEQRLSEQGIDCTVLDLRYLVPLNEQAIANAAGQCEHILIVDECRRSGSVSEAIYTSLHEHLGAHCPPILRLNAEDCFIPLADAATLPLPSVEGIVSAALALVRPQGQSTLKRASNVTPLMEREEIIEREVQP; encoded by the coding sequence ATGGAAGACAGAGCAATTGCCCTCGACAGACAATTTGTCGAACGAGTGCTAAAGGAAGAGTTTCAACCCCTGAGCCAGGGTTGGGATCATAGGCAATTGGGCCTGAGTGACGCCGACTTTTTGGGCATGTTTGAATCTCAGCTTAAGAGTCGGTTATTGGATCTAGAGTCACGTCGTATGCGTGCCCGCAACCAAGGTTTTTATACCATAGGTAGCTCGGGCCACGAGGGCAATGCCGCCTATGGGATGGCGCTGCGTCCCACGGATATGGCGTTTCTGCACTACCGCAGTGCGGCATTTATGCTGGAGCGGGGCCGCCATGTGCCGGGGGAGACGCAGCTCTGGGATATGTTGTTATCCTTCGCCGCCTCCAGTGAGGATCCGATTTCGGGTGGCCGCCATAAAGTGCTGGGCAGTAAGAGCTTAATGATCCCGCCGCAAACCTCGACTATAGCTTCCCATCTTCCTAAGGCCGTTGGGGCGGCATTGAGTATTCCGTTGACCGAGCGGCTTAATTTGCCGGCTAATTTGCCCAAGGATGCCATAGTCATGTGTAACTTTGGCGATGCGTCGGCTAATCATGCTAGCGCGCAGACGGCCATTAATGCGGCGGGTTGGGCTGCCTATCAACAGGTGCCTCTGCCGCTTATGTTTGTCTGTGAAGACAATGGCATCGGGATCTCAACTCCCACACCTAAGGGCTGGATAGCGGCGAACTTTAGCCAACGCCCAGGCATTGAATATTTTTACTGTGATGGCCGCGATCTGCTGGATTGTTACCGTGTCAGTCGGCAGGCCGCCGACTATGCGCGCAGCAAACGTAAGCCAGTATTTTTGCATGTTCGCACCGTGCGTTTAATGGGCCACGCCGGCAGTGATGCCGAAATCGCCTATATGAAGAAACAGCAAATACTCGATAATGAGGCCCAAGATCCTTTGTTGGTCAGTGCCGAGCAAATTATTCGCGCGGGATTGATGACGCCGACACAAATTGTCGCGCTATACGCCGAATTAAAGGCGAGGATTGCCGCCATTGCCGCCGTCGCTGTGACTCGGCCTAAGTTGACGACAGTCACCGCGGCCATGGCATCCATAGTGCCACCTAAACGCGAGTCGGCGCTCTTGGGGCCTGATAGCTTGAAAACCGAGAGCTTGGGGACAGCGCTTTCCCCCCAGGCGCTGGAATCATTGTTTATCGCCGATAAGTTATCCCTAGGTAAACCAGTGCATATGGGCAAACTTATCAATTTAACCTTAACCGAGTTGATGGCGAGCCAGTCTAATATCGTTATCTGTGGTGAGGATGTGGGCAAGAAAGGTGGGGTGTACCATGTGACATCGCGCTTAGTGGAACGGTTTGGGCCCAATAGGGTGATTAACACTCTGCTGGATGAAACCTCGATCCTCGGGCTCGCCATCGGCATGGCGCACAATGGCATTTTGCCTATCCCCGAGGTCCAGTTTTTGGCCTATGTCCATAATGCCGAAGATCAAATTCGTGGCGAGGCGGCGACGCTCTCCTTCTTCTCTAATGGCCAATTTACCAATCCTATGGTGATCCGTATTGCGGGCCTAGGGTATCAGAAAGGGTTTGGTGGGCATTTCCACAATGACAACTCTTTTACTGTGTTTAGGGATATTCCTGGGTTGATTTTGGCCTGTCCGTCCAATGGCCAAGATGCCATGGGCATGCTCAGGGAATGCGTGCGCTTAGCCCAAGAGGAGCAGCGGGTGGTGATTTTCTTAGAACCAATCGCACTCTATATGACGCGAGACTTACACCAAGCGGGCGATAATTTGTGGAGCGCCGAATACCAACACCAGCATCAGGCCCCAAGATTGCCCTTTGGTGAGATTGGCCAATATGGCAAAGGTAAGCGCCTGTGTATCATCAGCTATGGCAATGGTTATTACCTCAGCAGGCAGGCTGAACAGCGCTTAAGCGAGCAGGGTATCGATTGCACTGTCCTCGATTTACGTTATTTGGTGCCACTCAATGAACAGGCCATCGCCAATGCGGCGGGCCAATGTGAACATATCTTAATTGTCGACGAATGCCGTCGCAGCGGATCTGTGAGTGAGGCCATCTACACTAGCTTACACGAGCACTTAGGTGCCCATTGTCCGCCGATCCTGCGCTTAAACGCCGAAGATTGTTTTATTCCGCTCGCGGATGCCGCGACCTTGCCGCTGCCGAGTGTCGAGGGCATAGTCAGTGCCGCGTTGGCCTTAGTCAGGCCACAGGGCCAAAGCACATTAAAGAGGGCGTCGAATGTGACGCCTTTAATGGAAAGGGAGGAGATAATTGAGAGGGAGGTGCAACCATGA
- a CDS encoding ACP S-malonyltransferase encodes MSAISIDGAKPKQRVVVIAPGRGCYNKEELGYLARFHTDKQEFIADIDVYRKALGQVGIAALDAEAKYSFKLHTPGENASALIYACAMADFMDIDTDQFEIVAVTGNSMGWYIALALAGALTPEAAIEVINTMGSMMSEGLIGGQLIYPEMDEQWRRDATKTALLDKVIADVNRHEGCELFTSIFLGGYRVLAGNEAGLKLAEEQLPPLDERYPMRLYNHGAFHSPLLHGVSNKGFAQLPLSLFQTPKVPLVDGRGQIWTQYSTDTAKLREYTLGEQVVEPYDFSKAVAVAIKEFAPDKVIVLGPGNTLGGPVAQSLIAINGFGWQTKADFSAAQGSEPKLIAMGNEQQRPMALAD; translated from the coding sequence ATGAGTGCCATATCGATAGACGGCGCTAAGCCTAAGCAACGTGTCGTGGTTATCGCGCCGGGACGCGGCTGTTACAACAAGGAAGAACTCGGTTATCTGGCTCGCTTTCATACTGATAAACAAGAGTTTATTGCCGATATTGATGTATATCGCAAAGCCCTAGGCCAAGTGGGTATTGCCGCCTTAGATGCCGAAGCCAAGTATTCATTCAAACTGCACACTCCGGGGGAAAACGCCTCGGCCCTGATCTACGCCTGTGCCATGGCGGATTTTATGGATATAGACACAGATCAGTTTGAGATAGTCGCAGTGACGGGAAATTCCATGGGTTGGTATATCGCCTTGGCGTTAGCGGGGGCATTGACACCCGAGGCCGCCATTGAAGTGATCAACACTATGGGCTCCATGATGTCCGAGGGCTTAATTGGCGGCCAATTGATCTATCCTGAAATGGATGAACAGTGGCGCCGAGATGCGACTAAAACCGCACTGCTCGATAAGGTGATTGCGGATGTTAATCGCCATGAGGGCTGTGAGCTGTTTACTTCTATCTTCCTTGGCGGTTATCGCGTGTTGGCGGGCAATGAGGCAGGGCTTAAACTCGCCGAGGAGCAGTTACCCCCGCTCGATGAACGCTATCCGATGCGTTTATATAATCACGGCGCATTCCACTCGCCCCTGTTGCATGGGGTATCAAACAAGGGGTTTGCCCAGCTGCCCTTGAGCCTGTTTCAAACGCCTAAGGTCCCGCTGGTGGACGGCCGAGGTCAGATCTGGACGCAATACAGTACAGATACGGCCAAACTGAGGGAGTACACTTTAGGCGAACAAGTAGTTGAGCCCTATGATTTTTCTAAGGCAGTTGCCGTGGCAATAAAAGAATTTGCCCCCGATAAAGTGATCGTGCTCGGGCCTGGCAATACCTTAGGTGGCCCAGTGGCGCAATCACTGATCGCCATCAATGGTTTTGGCTGGCAGACAAAGGCCGATTTCAGTGCCGCCCAGGGCAGCGAACCCAAGTTAATTGCCATGGGCAATGAACAGCAAAGGCCAATGGCGCTGGCGGATTAA
- a CDS encoding acetyl-CoA hydrolase/transferase family protein, whose amino-acid sequence MPPIKYNSALDAVALIQSGETLWTHSMGATPRVLLDALAKHALTKDNLTLLQLHTEGAESLSHPSLKGHLRHRCFFGGVPTRALLQNGDADYVPIFLSEVPKLFRSGEQKIDTAIIQVSPPDRHGMCSLGISVEATLAACQVAGKIIAHINPQMPRTHGDGFIHIDRFAAVYEESAALPIHSFGTGDAVSLAIGKNVAQLVRDGDCLQMGIGAIPDAVLSCLTEHRDLGVHTELFSDGILQLVEKGVINNSKKRFYPGKLVTGFALGSQKLYDYVDDNPGVIFMDIEQVNDTSIIRKNPNVMAINSALQVDISGQVCADSIGTKIYSGVGGQMDFIRGACLSEGGRSVIALPSTAAEGTISRIATVLSPGAGVVTTRAHVHYIVTEYGAANLRGRSLRERAQALIAIAHPDFRDQLSRDAFEVWGLRV is encoded by the coding sequence ATGCCTCCAATCAAATATAACAGTGCGCTCGATGCGGTTGCGTTAATTCAAAGCGGCGAGACGCTGTGGACCCATTCCATGGGGGCAACCCCACGAGTGCTACTCGATGCGCTGGCCAAGCACGCGCTCACTAAAGATAATCTCACATTATTACAATTACATACCGAGGGTGCTGAATCCTTAAGTCATCCAAGTTTAAAGGGACATTTACGCCATCGATGCTTTTTTGGTGGCGTGCCGACGCGGGCCTTGCTGCAAAATGGTGATGCGGATTATGTGCCGATTTTTCTCTCTGAGGTCCCTAAGCTGTTTCGCTCCGGTGAGCAAAAAATCGATACCGCGATTATTCAAGTCTCACCGCCGGATAGGCATGGTATGTGTTCGCTGGGGATTTCGGTCGAAGCGACACTCGCCGCCTGCCAAGTGGCAGGCAAGATCATCGCCCATATTAATCCGCAAATGCCACGCACCCACGGCGATGGCTTTATCCATATCGACCGTTTTGCCGCCGTGTATGAAGAAAGTGCGGCCCTGCCAATCCATTCCTTCGGCACGGGCGATGCCGTGAGTTTGGCGATAGGCAAAAATGTCGCCCAGTTGGTGCGCGATGGCGATTGCCTGCAAATGGGCATAGGCGCGATTCCCGATGCGGTGTTATCTTGCTTAACCGAGCATAGGGATTTAGGCGTTCATACTGAGCTGTTTTCTGACGGTATACTGCAACTGGTTGAAAAGGGTGTGATTAACAACAGCAAGAAGCGTTTTTATCCCGGTAAATTGGTGACAGGTTTTGCCCTTGGTAGTCAGAAATTATACGACTATGTGGACGATAATCCCGGGGTGATTTTTATGGATATAGAGCAAGTGAACGACACTTCCATTATCCGAAAAAATCCCAATGTGATGGCGATTAACTCGGCGTTACAGGTGGATATCTCCGGCCAAGTGTGCGCCGATTCCATTGGCACTAAAATCTATTCCGGCGTCGGTGGACAGATGGATTTTATTCGCGGCGCTTGTTTATCCGAAGGCGGTCGCTCTGTGATTGCCCTGCCAAGCACCGCCGCGGAGGGCACTATTTCCCGTATCGCCACTGTGTTATCCCCGGGTGCGGGTGTGGTCACCACTCGGGCCCATGTGCATTATATTGTGACCGAATACGGCGCCGCCAATCTGCGCGGCCGCAGCCTGCGCGAGCGGGCACAAGCCTTGATCGCCATCGCCCACCCCGATTTTAGGGACCAACTGAGCCGCGATGCCTTTGAGGTATGGGGATTAAGGGTGTAG
- a CDS encoding S8 family serine peptidase yields MKLTKIASAIIALSVGVIAQAQADDNRYVIQVEAGHKGVVKALAKKLGGEIKLEGDEFIAATFAGKDLAQVKGLLNNPHITLIEEDVRRQPMALYNDDAGNPMTQQVTPYAVYQSRANQVTFNPNAGIKVCVIDSGLDNSNPDFNWNNITGDNDSGTGNWFQNGGPHGTHVAGTIGAADNNIGVVGMAPGVPMHIVKVFNASGWGYSSDLAYAANKCSNAGANIISMSLGGGAANNTEKNAFDAFTAAGGLVVAAAGNDGNSVRSYPAGYPSVMMIGANDANNNIADFSQFPSCVSGRGKKAVNDDGICVEVTAGGVDTLSTYPAGMATASTLTADGAAVTSSAMENAGSASGNTYFMGTAQAVDSGANGKVCVIDRGVISFHDKVLNCENSGGVGAILINNEAGMLYGTLGDTNATSIPAVGAALEDRANLLAAQNATVSIDSVDYGFMSGTSMATPAVSGMAALVWSNHSQCTGTQIRKALKATAMDAGAAGKDNYFGYGIVNAQAANAYLTTYGCSGK; encoded by the coding sequence ATGAAATTAACCAAAATTGCCAGTGCCATCATCGCTTTATCTGTTGGCGTTATCGCCCAAGCACAAGCCGATGACAATCGTTATGTCATTCAAGTTGAAGCGGGACACAAGGGCGTCGTTAAGGCACTCGCTAAAAAATTAGGCGGCGAAATCAAACTCGAAGGGGATGAGTTTATTGCGGCGACTTTTGCAGGGAAAGACCTAGCGCAAGTGAAAGGACTACTGAATAACCCACATATTACCCTAATTGAAGAAGACGTCCGTCGTCAGCCAATGGCGCTATATAACGACGATGCGGGCAACCCAATGACACAGCAAGTGACGCCCTATGCCGTATATCAATCCCGTGCAAATCAAGTGACTTTCAATCCAAATGCGGGCATTAAGGTCTGTGTTATTGACTCAGGTTTAGACAACTCAAACCCAGATTTCAACTGGAATAACATCACAGGCGATAACGATTCAGGTACTGGCAACTGGTTCCAAAACGGTGGCCCACATGGAACTCACGTCGCCGGCACCATTGGCGCGGCAGATAACAACATAGGTGTGGTCGGTATGGCACCTGGCGTACCTATGCACATTGTTAAAGTATTCAATGCATCCGGTTGGGGTTATTCATCTGACTTAGCCTATGCGGCGAACAAATGTAGCAATGCGGGCGCGAACATTATTAGCATGAGCTTAGGTGGCGGCGCGGCAAACAATACCGAAAAGAACGCCTTTGATGCCTTTACCGCCGCAGGTGGTTTAGTGGTCGCTGCCGCGGGTAACGACGGTAACTCTGTACGCTCATATCCTGCGGGTTACCCATCGGTCATGATGATTGGCGCCAACGATGCCAATAACAATATTGCCGATTTCTCACAGTTTCCAAGTTGCGTGAGCGGCCGTGGTAAAAAAGCCGTCAACGACGATGGTATCTGTGTTGAAGTCACCGCTGGCGGTGTCGATACCCTCTCAACCTACCCTGCTGGCATGGCAACCGCGTCAACCTTAACCGCCGATGGCGCAGCTGTAACCTCATCTGCAATGGAAAACGCAGGTTCAGCATCGGGCAACACTTATTTTATGGGCACAGCGCAAGCCGTTGATTCTGGCGCTAACGGTAAAGTCTGTGTTATCGACCGCGGCGTGATCTCCTTCCACGATAAAGTGCTGAACTGCGAAAACTCAGGCGGTGTGGGTGCAATCCTGATCAACAATGAAGCGGGCATGCTCTACGGCACTCTGGGTGATACCAATGCGACTTCTATTCCTGCAGTGGGCGCGGCATTAGAAGACAGAGCAAACTTGCTGGCAGCGCAAAATGCCACTGTCTCTATCGATTCAGTGGATTATGGCTTTATGAGCGGAACCTCAATGGCAACACCTGCGGTATCTGGTATGGCTGCACTGGTATGGTCTAACCATTCACAATGTACTGGTACCCAAATTCGTAAGGCGTTAAAAGCGACCGCTATGGATGCGGGTGCCGCAGGCAAAGATAACTACTTTGGTTACGGTATTGTCAACGCACAAGCCGCCAATGCCTACCTCACCACCTATGGCTGTTCAGGTAAATAA
- a CDS encoding DUF1415 domain-containing protein, giving the protein MNELDLITQQTDNWVKKVIMKYNICPFARREVERGSIRYHVMEQTKVKLVLKALIEECQYLDTHPEAETTLFILPRGFEGFYAFLDLVDLANDELIDNEYEGVYQLATFHPDYCFDGEPQDAPANFTNRAPYPTLHIIREASMELALASYTDPESIPERNIAFCERKGSDFFVKLLAECMGK; this is encoded by the coding sequence ATGAATGAACTTGACCTGATCACGCAACAAACCGATAACTGGGTCAAAAAAGTGATCATGAAATACAATATTTGCCCCTTCGCCAGACGAGAAGTCGAGCGTGGCAGTATTCGCTATCATGTGATGGAGCAGACTAAGGTTAAGCTTGTGCTTAAGGCATTGATCGAAGAATGCCAATATCTCGACACGCACCCCGAAGCCGAAACCACGCTGTTTATTCTGCCCCGAGGTTTTGAGGGCTTTTATGCCTTCCTCGACCTTGTCGATCTGGCCAATGACGAGTTAATCGACAACGAATATGAAGGGGTTTATCAACTCGCCACCTTCCACCCCGATTACTGTTTCGATGGTGAACCACAGGACGCCCCGGCCAATTTTACCAACCGCGCGCCCTACCCAACCCTGCATATTATCCGCGAAGCCAGCATGGAGTTAGCCTTAGCCAGCTATACCGATCCCGAATCTATTCCAGAGCGCAATATCGCCTTTTGCGAGCGCAAAGGTAGCGACTTTTTCGTTAAGTTGTTAGCAGAGTGCATGGGTAAATAA
- a CDS encoding LysE family translocator, with translation MELILAIALFAFSSGITPGPNNIMLMTSGVNFGVKRSIPHLMGISLGFPTMILAIGLGLSALFQAYPIIHQIIKVVGIGYLLYLSWLIANSSSKMEGKTVAKPFSFIQAAAFQWVNPKGWIMAVGAIATFTSVQQDLTPQIITIAMVFLCVAFPCAVVWLGFGVALKRILKNERQQKIFNITMAVLLVASIIPMIAP, from the coding sequence ATGGAGTTAATACTCGCTATCGCGCTGTTTGCCTTTTCTTCGGGGATCACCCCAGGGCCGAACAATATAATGTTAATGACATCGGGCGTGAATTTTGGGGTTAAACGCAGTATTCCGCATTTGATGGGCATCAGCCTTGGCTTTCCGACCATGATCCTCGCCATAGGCTTAGGCTTAAGCGCACTGTTCCAAGCCTATCCTATCATTCACCAAATCATTAAAGTCGTTGGTATAGGTTACCTTTTGTATCTCTCTTGGCTGATTGCCAACAGCAGTAGCAAGATGGAAGGTAAAACCGTGGCTAAACCCTTTAGTTTTATTCAAGCGGCGGCCTTTCAGTGGGTGAATCCTAAGGGTTGGATCATGGCCGTGGGCGCGATTGCCACTTTTACCTCAGTGCAGCAAGATTTAACCCCGCAGATAATCACTATTGCGATGGTATTTTTATGTGTCGCCTTCCCCTGCGCCGTGGTTTGGCTGGGGTTTGGCGTGGCCCTTAAACGCATTTTAAAAAATGAGCGCCAACAGAAGATCTTTAATATCACTATGGCAGTCTTGCTTGTGGCGTCTATCATCCCTATGATCGCCCCCTAG